Part of the Mangifera indica cultivar Alphonso chromosome 4, CATAS_Mindica_2.1, whole genome shotgun sequence genome, CtctctttcaataaaatttcacTGTTTCTCGTAAAAGTAAGttctaataatatttgatataaaaaatacacaacTGAAACTAAGGCGCCAAACCAGTTAAGGTCGGCTttgaaaagattaataaaataaaataccttGGATGAATTGCAAGTTATCTTGCACTCCAAACCGTTAACAATTTGAAGTCCTTCCATGGCCTGGCATGTTGCAGAAAACTCATCATCACCAGCTACTTTGCGTTTATTCCTGCAGGATGGCAAAAATTAATAGTACATGAAAGTCAAAAAGTCTGACTTTTTCCCATTTTCACATACCTCTTCAGCAAAATCCCAGACTTCTCCTTTTTTTCAGGGATTGATAGGAAGTCATTGTGAAGGTATGCAGCAAAATTGGGATTCATGGAAACAGCTGTCACTTCAGGCTTCTCATGTCCGTTGTCCATAAGCTGAATAGAGAGTCGGGCTGGCGCAGATGACTgcagcaaaaaataaaataatatatattttccaattTAAAGTCACTAACAGTCCTTGAAGGAGAAGAATTAGAAGAAAGTAGGTAGAAAGCATACACATTCAATACGATATATGTTCTCATCATGAAGAAGCACTCGGGCATTTTCATGATAAACTATATCAACAAATCTTCCAGGTTTCCTTGAGTTCTCATACGCATACAGTTGAAGAAGCTTGTTATCCATCTCATCAGTTGCTACTGCTTGGAGctaataaaaatatgacaacTAGTGTTTACAGCAGTGCAAAAGTCAAGgtaaaaacaaaagaatcaataaaagaaataaacctAAGCATCTTACATGTTTGACAAGTTTATATAGCAGCTTATCCAATGTGAACAGAACATAAGACTGAGTACCAATAATAGCTCGGCAATCATCCTCAAATTTAGTATTGTCAGAAGAACCATCCAGTAAGCTATAAAGTGCACTCATGAACCTGCATCAGATCTCCAAATTAACATACACTTATAAATCACTTATGACTAAAATACTATAAATCCTGTAAAGCTAAACTACCTGGTATAAAGATCAGTAGGGCTAGTATCATTAGATGTCTTCCATTTCCTATCTGCAGATGTTAAATTAATCTTTGCTGATTGTATCCTCTCGTACAATGTCTGTCAATGAGATAGAGAATATGAAGTCAATGAatgtaacaaaataatttaatccaGAAATGTCAATTAGATATATACTACATTCtcacatacaaaaaaaaaaaaagaaaaaggataaaCAAAAAGGCCTTACTTGGTGAAGCCTAAAAAGCACATAGAAGGAATCATTTCCATAGAAAACCCTAGAGTTCTTTTCTTTGTCACGTAAAGATGGGTTAACATGCTTTGCTAGAGGCTTCACGGTCAGTAGAAAACGTTCTGAATATGGTAATAATGGCCCATCTCCTTCAACATCATGAGCATCAGCCATCCCTTCAGCTTCACCTTCACTTTCGGCCTTATTATCATGCTCATCATGGTCTCCGTCTTCCTCATGCTCCTCCCGAGAACAATCCTCGGCATCACCAGATTCACTTCCAGACACATCACCATTCTCAGAGGCATTTTCAGTGTCCTCTGAAGACCTCTGAGCACTATCCTCACCTTCATCATCGGCATCAGCttcattttcacccccaacctcCCCACAACATATTTCTTCTTCCCCATGTCTGGTTTGATATTGCCTACTGACAGCAACATCTTTTTCCTTAGGCAAAGCCTCCAGACCTCCTCCTCCATAAGCAGCAAAATTATCCTCCTCAAAGTCTCCATTAGGAGATAATTCACCCTCTTCTTTCTCAATTTTAAATTGCATAACAGATTCTGCATTATATCTCTGATACTTCGTGCCTTCTGTCAGCACCCCATTTGCAGTTATCATCTGTCTTGAAGAATCCCCAGCCTGCAACATCAATAATGAACATGGAATCATCTTTCAGTGTTAGATTGCtgcaaaacaataataaaacatcTCAGAACTGAGATTTAATTGATcacaaacttttatttaaattataaccCATAGCAAGCCTAGATGTCCAATCATAACAAACTGCACTTATGTGGGagacttataaaatatatatcataactaGTATGAGCTACTCCCTAAGCATAACTTAAGCTCtatcaaacttaaataattccaaacttaaaaattaatagccTATTAACAGAAGAACAAGAACCATCGAGAAGAAT contains:
- the LOC123213712 gene encoding paired amphipathic helix protein Sin3-like 4 isoform X3, coding for MKKASFDVKMTALNLRCIERLYGDHGLDVMDVLRKNASLALPVILTRLKQKQEEWARCRSDFNKVWAEIYAKNYHKSLDHRSFYFKQQDSKSLGAKAMLAEIKEISEKKRKEDDTLLAIAAGNRRSIVPHLEFEYPDPDIHEDLYQLIKYSCGEMCSIEQLDKVMKIWTTFLEPILGVPPRPQGAEDTEDVVKAKNHPVKSHTASVGDSDGSPDGPATVTNSKRANPSRKGDESIPPEQSSSSRAWLPNGDHGVKEDGSETDHTARKSDNFCDSSEQDKVQSNVVMADETSRINKQASINEHLVNTNASPATGADQSNGRTNLENMSGLSTTHSRPGNLTVEGGFELRSSNEVFPSSEAGDSSRQMITANGVLTEGTKYQRYNAESVMQFKIEKEEGELSPNGDFEEDNFAAYGGGGLEALPKEKDVAVSRQYQTRHGEEEICCGEVGGENEADADDEGEDSAQRSSEDTENASENGDVSGSESGDAEDCSREEHEEDGDHDEHDNKAESEGEAEGMADAHDVEGDGPLLPYSERFLLTVKPLAKHVNPSLRDKEKNSRVFYGNDSFYVLFRLHQTLYERIQSAKINLTSADRKWKTSNDTSPTDLYTRFMSALYSLLDGSSDNTKFEDDCRAIIGTQSYVLFTLDKLLYKLVKHLQAVATDEMDNKLLQLYAYENSRKPGRFVDIVYHENARVLLHDENIYRIECSSAPARLSIQLMDNGHEKPEVTAVSMNPNFAAYLHNDFLSIPEKKEKSGILLKRNKRKVAGDDEFSATCQAMEGLQIVNGLECKITCNSSKVSYVLDTEDFLFRMRRKNRNFPQNIPCPNQAKPSNGYPIRRLQRFQRWLLGT